The stretch of DNA CGAGTGATTCGTACCACTCGGCCAGTTCATCGGTATCCAGCCCTACCGCAGGGAGTTCGCCTAACTCTGTTTGAGATTCGGAAACAGCATGTCCGTTAGAAGCTGCGGAACGGCTCGAATCTGTCATCATACCCGCCATGTGTGTCGTACTCCCGAGTCGTTGTGACAGGCCATGCCAACCGGCCACAAACTTCCAGCAGTGATCCCCTTAGAACGAAGAAGGGATCGCCGCCCATATCGAATGACTGATGTGATCTGGTTTAAAATCTTCTTGATCGTAACGGAGAGGCCCCAGTCCGCACAGTGAGGAACAGGCAGACTGTCTGGCAAATTATGACGATTCTCTGTGAATCTGGCAAAGCCGGCAGAACAGGATTCGGTGTTCACCAGAACAGAGCTGCGACACCTTAGTCAACGCAACAAACAGGCTTCTGGCTCAAAAACAGCCTGATTTCAGGCCTGACAAGGCCGCTTTTCTCGCAAATTGCAGCCTTAAGCCCCGTAAGCACTGTATCTGCGTGCACCAAAATAAAATGCCAGGCGAACCAGGGCCCACAAAAAGAGACACCAGCCACATGCCGCCAGCAGTTCCAGCGCCATTTCTTCATGAGAATACCGCTGCAAGGCGACTGCGGCAGGAAAGTAGGCCAGATATTTGAAAGGCAACCACTGGACGATCTGGCCGAATGTCCCCGGGAGCCAGTCGAGGGGAATCATGTGCCCACTCAAAATGTAATTGAGAAGCATGTAGACAAAGACCAGCGAGCTGACTTCCAGAAACCAGAACGAACAGAGGCCCAATAGCGTTTCCATGAGAAACCCCAGCAGAAATGCGAGCACGAGCGAAGCCACCAGCGTTGCCCAGGTGGCCGCATCGGGCCAACCGGGGAAATAAGCCCTGCAAAGCCAGAAGACCAGTGCAAAGGGCCCAGCGGCCACGGCGTAATAAACTAGCTTATGTGCGGCCCGGTGCCAGAACAGAAACTCGACCAGATCCACAGGCTGAGTGAGAAATTTCTTGATCGTGCCATCCCGCACATCGCGGGCGATCCCTGTCGTCAGGCCCGGCATACTGCTGAAGGCCCGGCCCAGCATCACCAGCAGAAAATAGGCGACCATGTCGGCATAGGTGTAGGTGTTGATCTTCCGGGAATCACTTGCGGACTTCGCATCAAAGATCGCGCTCCACAAAAAGATCTGCGTGATAATGGGCAGAAAGCGAATGAGTGTCGCAAAGGCAAAATCACCGCGATAGGCCAGACGCTCCTCAATGCTTGTCCGCAGAATAAACCAGCGCAGGCGCCATTGCGCGCGCCATTCGGCAGACCATGATCGCTCATGAGCCTCTACGCTTGCCGGTATTGCTCCAGAATTGGTGGTAGGCAATGACATGAAGACTCACAGATCGGCTGAAAATGACCAGTAGCTCAAAAAATCTCACGGTCGCAGAATTCGAAGTTCAAGTTGTCGGCTATTCCGCTGGCTTCATTTTGGCTAAACGCTGGAGAACTTCCACCCCTCGCTGGAGTGTAGCATCTTCTGTCGCGAACGAGATGCGGAAGTGGGTATCCCGCTGGCTGAAGACGTTCCCGGGAATGATCAGCAGTTCATTTCGAATGGCTTCCGCGACAAACGTGCTTCCTGTTCCCCAGGGAGCTTTCAAAAAGAGGTAGAACGCTCCCTGAGCGCCGTGAATTTCAAAGTACGGGCTGAGTTCGCGCACCATAAAATCCCGCTTGCGTTTGTAATCGGCGACGCGGTCCGTGATGTCGGTTGTCCAGGCTTCCACACCAGCCCACTGCACAGGCTGCGGGGCACAGACGAAGGTAAACTGCTGCAGCTTGATCATCTGCTGAATCAGTTCTCGCGGCCCATGGGCAAACCCGAGTCTTAACCCGGTCATGGAGTGCGATTTGCTGAAGCCATCAATCACAATCGTCTCGCGATTCCACTTCGCCGGGCTGATGAACTCATCGTCGTATTGAAACGCGCGATAGATCTCATCACTCAAGAGAGCGACATTGTGGCGGGCTGCCAGTTCGGCCAGACCTTTCAGTTCTGCCGCAGTAGCAACAGCACCGGTCGGATTCCCTGGCGAATTGCAGATGATCACCTTGGTTTGCGGAGTGATCGCTGCTTCGACCTTCTCCAGATCAATCCGAAAATCGGGATAGGTATCAATCAGCTTCACCACACCGCCACAGAGCGTGACAATGTGCTTGTACATGACGAAGTAAGGGTCGAAGACAATCACTTCTTCGCCCGGATTGACCAGTGTCATGAGAGTCAGCATGAGGCCGCCACTTGTGCCGCTGGTGACGAAGACTTCGCGATCGGGATCGTGGTATTCTGACTGAACGCTGGCATTCAAGGTCTCGAGCAAGGGCTTGATGCCCTGCGACTGGCTGTAGACATTTTTACCAGCATCGACAGCCGCCTTGAGTGCCAGTTTGACATTCTCCGGAGTATCGAAATGGGGCTGCCCGATGCTGAGGTTGATCGGGTTTTTCATCGTGGCGGCCAGATCGAAAACCTTGCGGATTCCCGAGGCATCGATCTTGCGCAAACGATCCGAAATCCATTGTTCGCTCATTGTGGACTCAAATTCCTGTGTCGATTTCATCACCAGAATTCAGGAGGCGATGAGGAAAACTTGGTGATCTACTGAAGGCAAAGTATGCAGCGTTATTTCCAGGGATGTTCGATCCGCTGTTCATCGAGGAGTTCAATCCACATCTGCTGGTGTGCCAAAGGGACATCAATTGTGGCTGGTAACGTGGGTGATTTCTCAAGGTGCTGAATGGCACGGGGATGTTTCATGGAACTGACAAAGGCCGCGAGCCGCTCGGGCGGGAAGCGTTCGGCCATTTCACTGGAAGGCTCGATTGCCAGCAGAAAATGTTCGGAGTCATCGCCGAAGGGAGATTTTTTCGCTCGTTCTGTGGGGAGCCGACCATCGCTCAGTGCCGCCAGCAGCAGGCCACATAAGAGGCCGTACTGCAGATCATGCTCACCCGTTAACAAGCCGAATGTGCGAGCGGAATTCCAGCTTCGCGCGGGCTGACCTTCTTTATCAAACGCGAGATCTGCCGCTGGTTGGCCCTCGGTTTGTGCCGGGTCGAGCAGCATAAGCGAATCGAGACTTGCCACCTGTGTCGAAATGAGAGTCAGACTGCTCGCGGCTGGCAAGCACCACGCACTGCGATGACCGGCCACTCGCGGCGTACGATCTCCCACCGGGCTGAACTCGGCCCGGCCTGTACTTGAGACCATGAAGCCGATCAACCCGCGGTGTGCGAGATTCGCGACGACAGCTTCTGGTCGATCAATCGCCGAGCTATTGCGAATGACGGCTCCTGCGATACCGGTGGCCTTCGCCTTTTCAACGAGCAGTTCTGTCGCATAGGCCATCGCCACCGGCCCTGCAGCGCGACTCCCATCGAGATGCACCAGCGATGGTTGATCGCGTACTGTCAGAATGCGTCCGCGCGGGTCAATTTCCCCCAGATCCATGGCCCGTATCATCAATGACAAGTAGGGCAGATTGAGGCCACCCCAGGCAGGCAACCAGGGTGAAAAGACATAGTCAATCACATGCTGCGAATCAGCTCCGAATAACCCTTGCCGGGTGAGTACCTTCAGGATGGATTGCTGGACATCCGCCACCTGAAGGGAAATTGTTTCGACCGCACAGACTTCTGGCGGCACCACATGATCAGAGGGGTTGGAGGCTTGATTCATGGGAATGTTGCTTTCTGAGTTCCAACCGGCACTGAATTCCACCGACGAACAGGCAGAGATCGATTTCCAGACACAGGGATTACCTATTCTCACTGACCTGAGGCCGTTTTGTCGAGTGGATCGAAGCGGTAGGCCCGAATTCTCCAGGGGCCTTTGCCTTTGACAGACAAGCGGTATTCTCCCCCTTCGCCGATGTAAACGCCGCTTCCGGTGCGGATGGGCTTGCGGTGCATGGCGACGACTTCGTTCGATTTTCCCTCAGAATTCGTCCAGCGGATCATGTCCAGGACCGTGGCGTATTTATCGGGGCCATCAAAATCCCAGCGCAACTGCCAGTTGTCGGGCGCCTGAAAACTCTGGCTGCTTTCGAGACTTCCTTCCCCTTCGATCTCGAAAATCATCTGATCTGCCTGAGGCAGAATCGGTTTCAATGTTCCTGCTGAAAGGGTGATCGCGACGACGACCGCAAACGACGCCATGGCCACACCGAAAGCGATCAGCAGTTTTTTGTTGTTCGACATGCAGGGCATCCAGAATTCGAAGCAGCGATTGAAACCGGTGGGCGTGGCGAAAGTCGATCAGCAGATGGAAGTGGCGAATACTCATTCCAGAAATCAATGACGCGCTGAGAACCTGTCCAGCATGCTTGCTCAGAGCCGCAAGCATGGCACACACAGCGCTCTTAAACCTGGAATCGATACGGCATCGTATTCTAGCCAAATCCTCTGGCGGCAGCGCTGGCAAAGGGGGTTGATCTACGAGCGGATAACGACATCCCACTTCCGACCACCCCGGAGTAGGGTACGGCACAGTCTCATCAAATGGGAACCACCAGATGGGTTTTATCCTGTACGAATCTTGTAATGCATCGGGGTCAGGTAACGGGTAAAGTGCCCGGGTCATCGCTGCTGCTATTCCGGCTGGCGAATCTTTTCTCAGGCATTCATGACGAGGTGAACGATGGGTCTCATCCACGAATTCAAAGAATTTGCCATGCGTGGCAATGTGATCGATATGGCTGTGGGGATTGTCACGGGAGCGGCCTTTACCAGCATTGTCACTTCGCTGGTCAAGAACATTATCACACCGCCCATTGGAGCGCTGCTCAAAGGGGCGGACTTCAGCAAGCTCTCCATCAACATTCCCGTTCCTGCAGTGGCTGCCGGGGAAGTGGCCTATGTCCCGATCAGCTATGGTCTGTTCCTGCAATCGGTCTTTGATTTCGTGATCATTGCCATGGTGCTGTTTATGGTGCTCAAAGGGATCAATTCGCTGAAACGCAAGCAGGCTGCCGAAGAGGCGGCACCACCCGTCCCGACACGCGATCAGGAACTGCTGATGGAAATTCGCGATCTCCTCAAAGCCCAGTCGACCACGCGAGAGAAAGAATAATCGCTGGTTTCGCAAAGCCTGCTGGCTTGGGGGAAGGCTGGAAGGAAAGAAGGGGGGAAGGGAAAGAAGGGAGGAACGCGGGAAAGGAAAAGGCAAATCCCGCGTCACCCAGACGTGGCTTTGCACGTCTGGGTGACGGCAGTCACAAGAAACACCTATCAAAACGCAGCATGGGTTCCGTGTGTATGGTATGTGCCTTCCAGAAGACCTGGTGGGTTGCGCAGAGCCTTAACCCACCCTACATGGCTACTACATGGCTACATGGCTGTCACTCCAGGGAGATAGAAATCATGCTGGATTATCGAAAAATCATATCAACGACCATACTCACATGTGTAATGTTTGCCATAACGATCTATTCATGGCGATTGCTAATAGATCGACCGGGTCTCCAGAAGGATCGGCTTGGATGGGAATGTACTAATGGAAGGCCAGTTGGCTTTTACAACGTCACATTTACAGTTCTTTCACAATATCCCGGAGTTGGGTTTGTATTTCGCCCAACAAATCGCAGCCGCCTTTCTGATGACGAAATGATACAGCTAGCTATAAAGGCATTAGAGGATTGTCGATATGAGAACGGAAAAGCGTTTCGAGAAGGGCGAATAACTACTTTTAATCATGTATTTAGGGAGCCTCCTGAATTAAGTCATTCTGAGTTTGTCGACTTCAGCCCTACCTGGCTATGCTTTATTGTGACTCGTGACCGCCATTTAGACATGAACGATATCGTAGAGGATACCGCCGATGATTCATCGGGAAATGCGCCGAGGCTAGGAATTGTTGTTAAAGCCGCTGATGCATTCAACGAAGAGTTAAGCCCCGAGTCTGTGATTAAGAACGGGTTTGTTCACTGGGATCCGACAGAACCTGAACATCGAAATGGCCAGAGAAAACTTAATTTCCTGGTGATGAATGAGTTCTTTAGGAAATATCCTCATGAATAAGCCCGGGTGAGCCAGACGTGGCTTTGAACGTCTGGGTGATGAAAGAAGACTTGGTGGATTACGCAGAGCCTTCATCCACCCTACAACGCTACTTGGATGTGTCATATCTTGTACGAAACAAGACGGAGAAGACCCTCACCCTGCCCTCTCCCACGAAGACGTGCGCGAGGGTTCCAGAGCGGTGTTTGCTGAACGCTGGCGAGGGTTCCAGAGGGTATCTTGGGGGATTGCTTGCTGGCTTGCGATGGATTACGAGCGAGGTAGTTCGTCGAACTTGATAGCAGGCTTCTGGTCTGCGGTGGATTCTCGGGTAAAGATCTCGCCCACTTTGCCAATCTCGTTAAAGAAGCCGCAGTTGGACATGAAGAACTGTGTCCCTTTGGCGCCGCCGTTGTAATCGAGGCGATGTCTGCCACCTCCTGTAGGATCGACGCTGAAGCGGGCCTGCGTGCATTCGTGCCACTGGCCATCGACATCGCAGACCCACACATTTCCATACAGGGCCCCGCGGGTTTTATGCCCATAGCTGGGGTTAAAGTTCTCCAGGAAAGAGTGGAACCGCCTCAGATAGGTCTGTGTTTTGGGTCGGCGGAAGCTGGCCATCAGCTTCCAATCCTGCTTATCTTTTTCGCAAAACCACGACGTATAAAGCGTGCTGTCCGGCCCATCAGGTTTCACTTCAGTCAGGAAGCTGTAAGTGACTCCGGCCTTCCAGGGATAGACCATAAAACTTTGTCCGCCCGAACCCTCATTACCAAACTCACCCACGCGGACATTGGCCCCCGAGGCGAGTTTGACAATCCGCTGATCTTCGGGAATATCCTTCGGGTTGTCGGTGCTGAAGGGACTCCAGATTGAAAAGAGGACCCGCCGCTCGTTGGGCCCGTTGACTTGAATGCCAAAGTAACCTTCTCCAAACCCATTGGCCATGAAGTACGAACCCATCGTATCCTGGCCTGCAGGGACGGTGAGTTCGCTGTAGCCGTACTGAACCTTGATCTCCTTGGGCATCTGATAAGTAAGATGAACAGAAGGCCCCCGGCGGCCCCAGTAGAACATGTTCCCTTCGTTGTTGCGGACATACTCGACCTTGAGCCCCGGTGTTTCGCTGGTCACAACGACGTTGGCAATTTCGGCAAAGACTTTGCCTGTGCGTGCTTCGCCCTGGAGATCGACACGCACATAGCCTGGCTCGGTGATTTTGAGCTTGCCGACGACATGATTTTTGAGTTCGTTGCCGGTGAGCGTCACGGGCCATTTCTGGTCGCCCGAAGAGACGAGCAGGCTTGAAGTGCCCTCGGGAACCAGTGCATTGAGTGACAGTTCGACTTCGGCCGGCTGATCGACGCGGAAGTAGATGGAGTAACGGTCGCTGGCATTCGACCAGGAGAAGTTGCCGCCACGGCGGGAAATACGGACTTCATTCTCTGGATCAATCGAATAGATGTTCCCCGCCACCGGGATCTTCCATTCAGCCGCCTGGGCCAAGGCCCCCAGCGTGCTCAGTGCCCCTAGTATGCTCAGGGAGAGTACAGCAAAGCCCATGAAAACAGATCGCAGCACGGCATTTCTCCCCTGGAATTCGCTCACGGAAACCTGATGAGGAAATCATGGGCCGAAAGCGCGCCAGGTGTCAACCATTCGACAGGCAGGTAGGGACAAAAGATCAATTTTTTTGATCTTTTATAACATTCGGATTAAGCGAAATGGCCCTCCGACCAATCTCATTGCCCCACAAAGAGTTCGGTCTGGTACTTCATGAGCACCTCGCCATCTTTGGCATGGCGGGCAAAAATGGAACGTAAGTCAAGAAGCATATTGGCATGTCCCGACTGGGCTTCGAGGGGCACATACGAGGCCGACATCAGCAGCCCTCTCAAGTCTTCATAGGTGAGCCACTTTTCGTGGGGGATTTCGAAGGTTTGGTAGCTCCCATTGCTGCCGGTTTGTCCATTGCCAAAGAAGTCATCGAGACGCTGCTGATCCCGATGAGAATCCCGGATGGCGGCGTAATCCCGGCCGTAGGTACAGAGCAGTTGTTCGTATTCTTCGAGAAACTTTGAGCCCTGCGTTTGTCGATGATTCCAAATTAGCGCCACCCAGCCTTGCGGTTTGAGAATTCTTCGAACCTCAAGGCGAGTAGCCGCAATGTTGAACCAGTGAAAAGCCTGCGCAGCGACGACCAGATCGATGGCAGCATCTGGCAAAGTGGTCGCTTCGGCAGTTCCTTCGACGATGTGCAAGCGAGCCTGGTCGCCGAAAAGCTCCCTGGCGGCCTGACGCATCGATCGATTGGGTTCGACGGCGTAAACCTCGTTGCCATGCTCCAGAAAAAGCTGCGATGAAATTCCCGTTCCCGCACCGAGATCGGCGACCACCCACTGCGTATTGAACCCCGTCACCTGCTGCAGGACCGATAGCACCTCTGGCGGATACCCGGGCCGATATTTCCGGTAGTTTTCGACGCGATTGGTGAATCGATTCAAGGAATCGGTCATGTCAAGTTTTCTTCTGAGTTTACTGGCGGAAATGTCGGGCGAGTGGAACTGATGCATCGATTGTACGCTGAGTTCCCTCGTGGTTTGTATTCGCTGGCCCGCAGTTTCTCGTGCAGAATCAGCACGAGGGGCTGTTCACAGGTCGGGCGGGGACTTTATGATCTTGTCTTGCTGGTTGTTTGCCACGTGATGGTCGACAGGTCGCTTGCTCCCATCTTCGACTGCTTTCTGAAAGCCATGTTGCCATGCCATCGTCTGCTTGCCGAACTTTGCCTGGGGATTTTCGCGCCAGGTGCTGCATCCGGAATGTTGCCATGGTCGTGGCGTGCCTGGTCTCTGGTTCGATGATTGAGGGCTGGATGATCCATGGTTGGATGAGCGTGGGGTCGCGGAGCCTGCAGGCCTCCGATTTGAATCTCACCCGGATCTCGGGGACATGGCAGGTCGATTCGGCCACGACCGATGTGCTGCGTTCAACCGTCCTCCCTTACAAAGATTACCTGATTGAGATTGATGGAAACAAAGTTCGGATTGAAAAGCCCGATTCGATTCTGCCCGTTGCGACTTTAGGGCTGCGGGTGAAGCCGGGCCGCCTGCTCGATGAGCCGATGCAGTTCGACTTGTACGATGCCCAGAATAACCATGTCTATCAGGGCATTTACCGGTTGAACGGTTCGCAACTGGAGTTGTGCCTGGCCCCGTATGGAAAAACAGCGGTGGATGACAACCGACCCGAAAACTTTATCCCCAAAACGGGCGATGGCGCGACACTCGTCCGGCTGCACTGGGTGAGAAGATAAGTAGGCGTGAGACGGTAAGCCGGGAATTCGACGACTGACTTGTCGATACAACGCAGCTTCAATGTCTGTGATGAGTTGGCAGGGCGAGAGCGAGAGGCTGGTGCATTCCGTCGGAACGGCAGGTACCCGACGTGAGGAAATGCAGTTTCACCACGAAGGCTCGAAAGCACGATGGGGTTGGGAGGGTGGTTATGTGACCCCGGGCATATCGTCGTGTCGCATGGCGCGGCTGCTTCTTGTCGTACGGTGAACGACAACCCGGCCACGAGTTGGCCGGGCCACTCGACGAGAGATGATACCCAATCGTATCACTAGCGACCGGCCTCTATCTTTACCCCCCAGCCCCGCTTCGCGCCTCACCTGTTATTTGCGTTCTGGCAGCGGAAGCCCCGAACGTAGATGAACGACTGACCTCCGTCCGCTGCCCCCAGCCCCGTCAGGGGCGCAACAGGGGGTGATAGGGTGAGGGGGCAGGAAAGTCGCTGCCCGAAAAATTGTGGTTGTTCGGGAGGCCTGCCAAATGCGCCCTGTTGTTCATGAATCGATGAAAGCAAATGTTCCCCAGCAGGGAAGTTCTGGAGAAAAGGAACTGTTTTGCGGGAGTGCACGGTTCGCGCTGGGGGCGAGTGATGCGGGGGAAATTGCCCGCACCGTCGCGATTGCCGGTGGGTCGGCAGCACTGGTGGCGCTCCTGGAGATTCTCAGTTCGTTCCACTTTGGCACCTGGAACGCCTTCTTTACCGCTCTGTTCACCGTCGTCATTCGACTGGTGCAGCAGTGGAGCACAGATACACGCCGCGTAACACACCCCTGGCACGATTGATCCAGCGTGATCGTCGGCGCGATGTCGTCAACCGGGCAATCAACCTGTGCCCGTCTCTTTCGTTAAGCCGCTGTTCTCGTAGGGTGCTCTTAGCATGTTCACTCGTCTGGTGTTTGTTCGTGGTCTGTCGGTTCTGGCAGTCATCTCGCTTCTGGCTGGTGGCTGGCATGTGGCGCAAATGGTCACAGGGATGGCAGAGCGCTCGCTCGGCAACTATCTGCTGACTGTTTTTCCGTGGGTGGCGGCAATCGTGCTCTGGCCCCTCATTCGCTGGCTGAATTCTGAGCAGCCAGGACCTGATACCGAAGAAGGCGATGTCAAAACGCCCTCCTTCGAGCCCGTGGTGCAGTCGCTGGATGTTCTGCATCACTACTTCCCCGCTTCCTCACCGGCTCAAGAACAGCTGCTGGAACTGGCGAAAGCTGCCATGGCTCAGCGTTACGACAACCGCCAGAGATCCGCGACAGCCAGGAAATCAGTACGCGGTTCCGTGCGCTAGCCCAAGCCCTCGCCCACGGCTTCCTGAATCTCTGGTTTCATCTCCGTTTCCTTTCTCAGAGAACCTGTCTCATGGCTTTTCGACGTTGTTTTCGTGCAGGGCGGGTGCAAAGTGCTGCCGCCGCTGGATGGTTCGAAGCCGCTCCTTCGAAGTGCGAGAGTCCACGCGCCCCACTCTCGCTTCTGTTGCCGCGTGTTCCCACCATGGGGTTTCCCTTCTCCCCCGGGCCTGCCTGTGCTCCGACACGCGTGCTTCCAGCGACAGCCCGACGGTTGATTTTCGGTCTGATGGGAAGTTTTCTCCTCGCTTCCCTCGCTGGCTGCCTGACACCCGCCCTGCACGATGATCACCCACGTCCCGAAGTTCCTCTTTCTACCGATGGAGAGTTGGCCCGAAAGGCGTTGCGAACTTATGCCGCCGGGCTGCAGCAAGCCTTTGGCGAAGCGAGCCAGCGGTCAGAACTTCTCCCGGCTGAGCTGCACGAAAGTCTCAGCGCACGCATTTCGACCATTCGGCGTGCCGCCTTCGCACCGATTGATGCCCGGCTCGAAGAAGTGATGAATCGCCAGCCACTCGATGAGCTTGAGGCTCGAAATCTGTTGAAAGAACTCTCTCAAGGTTTTGCTGCAGCGATCCCCTGAGGAAGCTGAGTTTCTGCATCGCGAAACTCGACTTCGAGCCATGGTTTTCGCCTTTTTTGTGGGGAACATTTCATGAATCAATTTGGTTGGCGCGACGATCTGGAAGAGCGTCTGCTGCTGTCGGCAGCTTCTCAAGCTCCGCTGACGAGGTCATTCTCGGTCAGCGATGCTCCTCTGGAAATCGATCCTCGCCCATGGCATCGCATTGAAATGCAGGGGTCTCTGGGAAGCTGCCAGGGGCATGCCCTGTCGAGCGTGGGAGAAATGGCCTATCACCTCGCCAGTGGGCGCGTGACGCAGTTCTCACCTCTGTTTGCCTATTACGCCACACAGCAGATCGATGGGCTTCTGGGGCGCGATCAGGGGAGCACCATTCATGGAGGTGTCCAATGTGCCCGGCAATATGGCTTCTGCCCGCTAGAGGTGTTCCCGAACCCCGTCCCCTTGCGCTACACCGGTGTGATTCCTCAAGCCGCATGGCCCGCAGCGGCACCGTTTCGCATCCGGTCGCACACTGTCTGCACTTCCTATGACGATGTCTGGTCATTTCTCGCAGCCGGGCAAGGAGGAGTGGTGGCTGGCCTGGGCTGGAACAACAGCCTCACGCCGCGTCAGGGGCGCATTGAAAGTTATCGCCCGGGCGGTGGCGGGCATGCCGTCGCATTTCTGGGATACAGCCGGCGGCGCGATGCCCAGCAACGACCTTATCTCTGGCTGGCCAACAGCTGGTCAGAGGAGTGGGGAGATGACGGCTGGGCCGAGGTTGCTCCACAGGCTGTGGAATCGATGCTCGCTGATCGCCGGACTGTCATGGTGGGGCTGTCTGATCTCAGTCTGCCAACACCAAGACCCATTCCCTGGCGAGAAAAATCGATCTTCGAGTGAGCCCCGCACCCGCTGAGTCGCTCGCGCGATTTTATTTACATCCAGTTTCCAAACACTCTTTGTTTCAGGGGAGAATCATGTTCCGGAGCATCACCTTCTCGCTGATCTATCCCATGTGGCTATCCATATGGTTGGCCACTGGCCCACAGGCAGGGGCGCATCCGCAGGTCGAGACGGAAGAAGCTCTTTCGCAGTCATCTTCTGGGGCATGGCCATCACTCTTTGCTGAGGCAGCAAGCCCCGCGAGTCCTGTGAATGCAGCTCAGCATTCTCGTGCATTGCAGTGGCTGGTGTTCTACGGCCCGGGCTGTGTCCCCTGCACGCGCGCTATGCACGATTTTCAGCCCTGGTTGAAGGCCAGTGGCTGGGAGGTGAGCGATGTTCCCCAGGCTCATATCCGCTTGATCGACGCCACTCGCGAACCGTTGCTGGCACAGCGATTTCAGATCGAAGCGTGGCCCACCTTTGTGCTCGTTCATGAGGGAAAAATCCTCGAGCGGCACACGTCGTATCCGGGGCGGCAATTCCTGGCAGATCGCTATCTGGCAGCATCTGCTCGAGTTCGTGACCAGCGAAGCTTTACCAGTGATGAGCCCATGGGTGCGATCTCGATGGGCACGCTGCCCAATACGTCTCGGGAAGTGGCCAGGTTGCTGGAATCGACCCGGCCTCTGCTCGAAGCGGGATTGATCTTCGAAGGCCGTCTCCTGCCAGCCAGCCAGAAGGGAGCCGGTAATCTGCCAGCCAGTACCACGATTTCACTCACCGAATCAGCAGCTATCCGGCTGTACTGGCCACTCGTGTTTCGCTTATCGAGGCAGCAAAACTCACTCCATGTCGATTTCGAGAAGCCGTATCCCCAGTTCCGCATGTCGAACATCTTTCCTGTCGAACAATCGATTGAAGGGCTCACAGCCACCACGCAATCTCTCACTATCGAGTTGCCCCGCATGATTGACCTCAAGTGGCAGCTCGATTGATCGCACCTCAATTAATCGCCCATGGTGGAATGGCTCCACCATTTCTCTGTGGTCATCGTTCACGCCGGTCTTACTGGATCTCCTGACATGCTGCTCAATATCTGCTACCACATCGCCCCTAAGACACCGACCGTTCAGGCCTCGATGGTTTGCGATCACTTCGGGCTGACACTTGATGGCCAGCAGCAGGTGATTGCCCGCGATCTGGAACTTCCGGTCACTTCCGGAAATCTCATTGCCTTCATCGGCCCCTCGGGTTCTGGTAAGTCGTCACTCATGCG from Planctopirus ephydatiae encodes:
- a CDS encoding thioredoxin family protein, translating into MFRSITFSLIYPMWLSIWLATGPQAGAHPQVETEEALSQSSSGAWPSLFAEAASPASPVNAAQHSRALQWLVFYGPGCVPCTRAMHDFQPWLKASGWEVSDVPQAHIRLIDATREPLLAQRFQIEAWPTFVLVHEGKILERHTSYPGRQFLADRYLAASARVRDQRSFTSDEPMGAISMGTLPNTSREVARLLESTRPLLEAGLIFEGRLLPASQKGAGNLPASTTISLTESAAIRLYWPLVFRLSRQQNSLHVDFEKPYPQFRMSNIFPVEQSIEGLTATTQSLTIELPRMIDLKWQLD